ACTGTCAATTTCTCAAATATGAGATTGGATGGAGGGAGGCAAATTTGAACTCCAATTTGCTTAGGCCTCTCCAGATTTGAAAAGATTGGTAACTTACCCGTTAATTATTCAGGATTGGGCCACTCTCATATTACACTTTACAATCTGTATTACATCAGCTAGGAAGGCTGTTACCTCATCCATACCTAACTTCACTGCTATATTTTCCAAGCCTCATTAATGTTGCAGCCATGCATTGTGGGGGCTGTGTCTACCTGGTTTTAAATCTGAATATTTCATTGTAATGAGTGCCCCACCTTACCACTAGAAAAAAAAATAGGCTCTGAAATAGTTTTTGTTGgagcatttaattttttttaagagcTGTCAGTGATCTAGAAAAAGTTCGTAAGGGATGTTTAGTTCATAAGGTGTTTTCCATCTTGATATTTATATTCTTCCACTTCGTATTAAAGTAGCTGCTATCGTTAAACTGTTAAGTTTTCTATACTTAAACTTTCTGATTTGTTCAAACTGACAGATGGAGGTTGAAAGGTTTAGCTAGAGTTCGACTTTCTGCTGTTTTGTTAACCAAGTTAGCACCTCTTTTGATGTTCATCCACATGAATTAAGAGCTATGTTATGCAGTTTTTATAAAATAGTTCTCCGATTACCTGTCATTGTATTTACAGGGTCGACAGGAATAAAGTAAGGTAATTATTACCTATGCTTACTTGGTTCCAAGTACAAAGGGGTTCTTATTTCCTGGACAACCTTATATCTTTAGTTCCTAAAATTTTATCTTCAGTtcctaaaattttatattttaaatgggTAATAGTGTAATGTGGGAGTTGTATTTCCTAGCCAATCATGTCTTTTGTTCCATTTTATGTTACATTTgttcatttttgtatttttgctttaCAATTTTCTGTCTTGTATGATTGATGTCGTTTTCCTTCTGTGATCACTTGTATTGGTCATCTGGTTAATGTCAAACTAGGCGTTATTACTGGTGAGAATAATCTTATTTTTTCAGTGCAAGTGTGAAAACAAGTAAATGCATTAATTAAGAAAGAGTAGTTTTGTTGTCACTCTGACATTTATTTGATCTTTCTGGTAGGGATTTGATGAATATATGAACCTTGTACTGGATGATGCTGAAGAGGTTTCTATTAAGAAAAAGACACGCAAAGTATTAGGTTTGTATAAACTTCTCTGGAAGAATATATGCTCATTTTTTTCGGTTACCTGCATTGTTTTGTTAACTGTGCTACTTGCTGTAGTAATTAACTTCAGGCTTCCATTTTGGGGACTCAGATACCTTAAAAAGCATGTTTGACAATTATCTTGTATTGGATTCTCTGGTTAGTGGATAAGGTGCAAAAGAGCTAATGATTTTAATTTGCCTTTTAGGACGCATTCTTTTGAAGGGAGACAATATCACACTTATGATGAACACGTAAGTATTGCCAGAATTGTTATTTGTATCCTGTGTAAGTTTGATAGTAGAATTTCCATTTTAGCATGTTTAGTCCTCTCCCGTGAGCTGTATTATGTTTCTaagattagttttttgtttttcattttgcaGGGGGAAATAAATAGTAGCCGAGTCATCCTGTGTATTGTAATCCAGAGATTTGACTTGTCAAATTGGTAATCTACTATGGATTTTGTAGTTTTCTATTCACAATATGTATTATTGATTTGTTCAATCATTCCAAACATGCATTGGGGGCAGTTGTGAGAATGTTTCTGTACTGAACAGTGCTATTATCATGCGTGAAATGTATTTGATTGAGGGGTTATCGTCAGCACTTTATGAAATCTGAAGCTCTGAACAAGGCTTTAATTTTTGCCATGTACACTGTTCCGAAACAAATTTAGTTGTCCTATATGTCTAGTTGTAAGTTTTAAAACACACAGGATAATGTGCACCATTGAACAAATTTACTGTTATGTACACTGCTATGAGTTGATGGTTACTTGTCCTGTTTGTCTGGTTACATTTCTTAAGTGCAGGTTGTCTAACACACAAAGATAGTATGTCCTGCCGAACAATTCTACTATTATTTACACTGTTCCCAGTGTATTGTTAGTTGTATTATTTGCCTACATAGTGTTAAGTGGAGGTTCTGTAAACACAAGAATTATATGCACTGCTGAACTGATGTGTAATGTGTGATGCGTAGTTTCAATAGTTATGCATCTCATctataagaaaaatataaaaatgatTACCTATTATGTAGTCATGCATCTTGAATCGAACATAAGTCTAGGTGTAGCAAAATAATGataataaatcatatcaccatgagaTGAAGCCATCAACTGCATCATAATAAGATGAAGTGGTATGTCTATGCTAATTTATTCTTGTGTTTTCTCATGCCTACTACATTGATTTCTCATTTGACCTTACTACTACTTACTCTTGTATCTCTTGTATGCATCCTACTATGGACTCTGTGCACAACTGCATTGCTAGGGAAATTAAACACTTACACATAATAGATGCAATATCCATTTATGGAAGTAGCCATAGATGGCCTATATTTGTATGGAAGTGACCTATACTTAAGATGACCAAAAGGGAAAGTCTAGGCGTTTAGGTCCTAATTGGAGTGAGAAGGTAATCAAATCTAGGGCAAGGAAAGCTAGGTCATCATGGGTAATTTCTCATACTCTATTTGTATATCATCAATACTCAAGATTTCTACCACAACATTAACCATTTTGGTAGATAAAAACAAATCATTTGATCAAATTTCCATTGAAATAAGTAGgaatgtataaaggaccatcataGATGCCATCAGGCatatttgtaaatgtattgtaatttccaatttaatggacaagttatatgcaggatggtgtattttaaatttgatattatgcctatgacactaatattgctatctttcttttactgcaggtaaggaggatgaacatgtatcgatttcaatgtcatctcctctGATTGGAATGAAGTATAAATAGTAGGGtgaccacgatcaagtggcaccttgattggacagtcttttagacatgtccgaccaagatgtcacttggtcgtgacccctACTAACAACAACCaatccataactaatcggtgcttcaaacatacccgataatgaatcggtatcaatcggtatcaaagcatatggattaatataacataaacaataacattagtcgttagcattatatgctatcgggttaatacctcgATAGCATATTAACGtcgatatgaatcgacattaatatgctatcgggttaatagcccgatagcattttagattgatgcttaacatagttaagaaggtcgtcaatctaatccaatatCAATATCGTAATTGTGACCAATGTTATAgtttgataaacataaagcatgaatgagtaaacaTAATATAGGAGATTACtaagttaggagagtcttatcttgcagaggctactaatgcattaacactccctcttagcttttggaAGATAAGGTAatctgcatcacatttctttttcaaaatgtcagtctccaagaatatatatcgtcacctcttagatatgaacacggGGTAAAATCCAGAATGtttcaacatgacaaaagaagtttacattttcaacatcttatttacaaagcatattatctttctatcatacctaaaccttttctgaagtgatcaaccttcactctggaaattggtttggtcagaatatctgcagtctgatctcctgtactaacatattctaatttgatcacattttttgtctaccatgtcttgtACATAATGGTATgagatctcaatatgtttggatctatcatggaacactagattcactgaaagttttatgcaactttgattgtaacaatggatgatagtaggtttcatcggattgccaaacaatcccacaagcaactttctaagccacattgcttctcgggcagccatggaggttgcaatgtattcggcctcggtggacctttgcgctacagaagactgctttctgctgatccaggatatcatggctgatcccaaactgaagcagcacctagaggtgcttttccgattagtcacacttccaacccaatctgaatttgagaatccgtgtagattaagatcaattttcttatacttgagaccaaggtttaaggtgcctcgtaaatatctcataatgtgttttactgctaccaggtgtatctcctttggctcacacataaactgactcaaggcattcattgcatagcagatatctggtcttgtatttaccagatacataagagacccaatcatttgcctgtatagagtggggtcaatagaaggtgattctgctgttgcttctttaagtttatgaagattggtttctattGGAGCGGTCATAGGTCTGCAGttgagcattccaaatctctttaggatgtctaatgtatacttgccttggtttagaacaatgttgTTAGGATTccgccatacttccaaccctaagaaataatgaaggaatcccaagtccttcatatcaaattctttggatagctctttcttgcattgatctataaggtgatatTTTCCTGTGATtattaaatcatcaacatataaaatcattattagcatatcacctttattctgtttgtagtagagattaggatctgcatcatttttagagaagcctagttttgatagatatgtgtcaattctttcataccaggccctgggagcctgtttgagcccatatagagctttcttgagtctgcgcacatgagattctgcatgatggatctcaaaccctttaggttgctctaggtatacttcttcagatatctctccattaagaaaaactgtctttacatccatttgatgtaccttccatcaTTTTGCTGTTGCAATGGCTAGTACAAcccttactgaggtatatctggctataggagcaaatgtttcttcatagtctatcccttccttttgagaaaaacctctggctacaaatcttgccttatatttttcaatgctgccatctgctgcatgtttgatcttgaagagccatttagaagaaacaacagacttcttagttggcctaggaacaatttcccatacatcatttttcattatggattgatactcttcagacatagcatccttccatacttgatgtttaagggcatttgttacattgtcaggttcgtttttagataggtcattcataagagcaacatagctagtaaatttattaggtcttttgctttctctgaaggttctagAAGGAGTAAcaaacctctgagcttcttctattgttttggtggcccatagtggtcttttcttgagatttctaggtgtgttttcattttcattttcagtttcatctagattctccctctgaaactcaagGGCAGAATTTTCATCTAAGTTAGAGGTAGGTACATAGATTTCAGATTCTATGAAgttctgagctcttttgaaagtcaggtcttcttcaaatattacttctctacttagttcaatatttttttgaccaagtacatagattctgtaggcttcggaggtttcactatatcctacaagcaatcctctctttccagaaggttctagttttagtctcttttctttaggtatatggatatagacaggacatccaaatatcctaaggtggctaatatcagacttaatcttagtgaatacttcctcaggagttttgtcctcaagatgggagtgagggcaccTGTTCTGTATATATACAGCGGTGCTGGAAGCTTCAGCTCAGAGATtagtgttaaggttttgatctaggatcatggctttggcagcttcaactatagtcctatttttcctttccgctaccccattttgttgggggttataaggtatagtaaaatctctcttaatcccattatctctacaaaattctttaaatgaatctgatgtgtattctcccccattgtcggttcttagggttttaactttgtttcctgagtgattttcagttagtgatttaaattctttaaacctagagaggatctcttctgattctttacttttcagaaagtagatccaagtcttcctagagtagtcatcaacaaatattacataatacaggaATCCCCCTAGAGAAGATACAGACATAGGTctgcatacatcagaatgaactaattctagaattttgttagttttcctagtactattttggaatgcacctttggtattcttacctagggcacatcctttgcatgcccttgAATGGTCTTGCTTTAAtttgggtagacctgtgacaaggtttcccattgaaaataaagccctaaaattcagatggcttaatcttctatg
The nucleotide sequence above comes from Cryptomeria japonica chromosome 11, Sugi_1.0, whole genome shotgun sequence. Encoded proteins:
- the LOC131068241 gene encoding uncharacterized protein LOC131068241 codes for the protein MATTRVQRIMTQPINLIFRFLQSKARIQIWLFEQKDLRIEGRIIGFDEYMNLVLDDAEEVSIKKKTRKVLGRILLKGDNITLMMNTGK